A single window of Candidatus Cloacimonas sp. DNA harbors:
- a CDS encoding FapA family protein, whose amino-acid sequence MAKTFTSKDGNLILEIREKPLSAWLTINNTGKLIDENDIIALLEEANIKNGFEEAAEYMRLQTLEKEFATPFPIAMCNIKKSESMLRYNFNPDIIGNPETDVTFMMLSKLKLYHAGDVVAEYAKNIFEQGGSIYDIFGTLINSESVDLEQANNLVGINIAFDPQNLQFYALTDGYPYLDEQNHICLLNNIALRAEDIPSDNIFHCPIDLSIEGNLSFVTLRCKANLIINGDIHSCSIECAKNLFIKGDIISSSGRGIIIWGDLECRSIRNSYVVCLHNIHFTDTIENSTVVCDGDIIGDFETSEINGGLTQAGESIAIGKIGSKDNNEAEIEIAISPFYRNMLLILTKELIHWKEDKETNAIAINELENQIANYETALDEKLNQFLNPEQKKVRKISVSEVNRPPVTFRVLKHSYEINKPELNLIFVEKD is encoded by the coding sequence ATGGCTAAAACATTTACCAGTAAAGACGGTAACTTAATTTTGGAAATTCGAGAAAAACCCTTATCTGCTTGGCTGACCATTAATAATACGGGTAAACTGATTGATGAAAATGATATTATTGCCCTCCTGGAAGAAGCAAACATAAAAAATGGTTTTGAGGAAGCGGCGGAATATATGCGTCTGCAAACTTTGGAAAAAGAATTTGCAACTCCTTTTCCCATCGCAATGTGCAATATTAAAAAAAGCGAAAGTATGCTGCGTTATAATTTCAATCCGGATATAATTGGGAATCCCGAAACAGATGTAACCTTTATGATGCTATCCAAGTTAAAACTTTATCACGCCGGTGATGTTGTAGCTGAATACGCCAAAAACATATTTGAACAGGGTGGCAGTATCTATGATATTTTTGGCACACTTATCAATTCCGAATCAGTCGATCTGGAGCAAGCAAACAATTTAGTGGGTATAAATATTGCTTTTGATCCCCAAAATTTACAATTTTATGCTCTAACAGATGGATATCCTTATCTGGACGAACAAAATCATATTTGCCTCCTAAATAATATCGCGTTGAGGGCTGAGGATATTCCCAGTGATAATATCTTCCATTGCCCCATTGATCTCTCCATAGAAGGAAATTTATCTTTTGTAACTCTTCGCTGTAAAGCTAACTTGATAATAAACGGAGACATACACTCCTGCTCCATAGAATGCGCTAAGAATTTATTCATTAAAGGTGATATTATTTCATCTTCTGGCAGAGGTATTATTATCTGGGGAGATTTGGAATGCCGAAGCATTCGCAATTCGTATGTTGTCTGCTTGCATAATATCCATTTTACGGATACGATAGAAAACTCCACCGTCGTTTGTGACGGAGATATTATAGGAGATTTTGAAACCAGTGAAATTAACGGTGGCTTAACTCAAGCAGGAGAATCAATAGCGATTGGGAAAATCGGTTCGAAAGACAATAATGAAGCAGAAATTGAAATAGCCATTAGCCCTTTTTATCGTAATATGTTACTTATTTTAACCAAGGAACTTATCCATTGGAAAGAAGATAAAGAAACAAATGCCATAGCTATTAACGAGCTGGAAAATCAAATTGCGAACTATGAAACAGCACTGGATGAAAAGTTGAATCAGTTCTTGAATCCGGAGCAGAAAAAGGTTAGGAAAATATCTGTATCGGAAGTTAACAGACCGCCTGTTACCTTCAGGGTTTTAAAACATAGCTACGAAATCAATAAACCAGAATTGAATCTAATATTTGTGGAAAAGGACTAA
- the pgeF gene encoding peptidoglycan editing factor PgeF — protein MRIFYYLGKRDPDYHSLLYMQRDFVLDGVKIPASRVIIAEQTHSKQVHICREIDCGAGFMQKPQIPIVDGLITQTPYQYLLIRTADCYPVILMDSRRNVVAAIHCGREGTRKNIIGEAIRIMNSQMYCQLNDIIAIVGAGICHNHYEVSQELYDEFNKSIKAMGLEPVSSKNRHIDIRTVINHQLLKAGIMDINIENIPDCTYESSSYHSYRREKTKNRQINLVGIIHG, from the coding sequence GTGAGAATATTTTATTATCTTGGTAAGCGAGATCCTGATTATCATTCCCTTTTATATATGCAACGAGATTTTGTGCTGGATGGAGTAAAAATTCCTGCCTCCAGAGTAATAATTGCAGAGCAAACTCATTCCAAACAAGTTCATATTTGCCGTGAAATAGATTGTGGAGCTGGCTTTATGCAAAAACCGCAAATCCCGATTGTCGATGGTTTAATCACCCAAACTCCCTATCAATATTTACTTATCAGAACTGCAGATTGTTATCCAGTTATTTTAATGGATAGCCGACGCAATGTGGTAGCGGCAATTCATTGTGGCAGAGAAGGAACCCGAAAGAACATTATTGGAGAGGCGATTAGAATAATGAATAGCCAGATGTATTGTCAGTTAAATGATATTATCGCTATTGTAGGGGCAGGAATATGTCACAATCACTATGAAGTAAGCCAAGAACTATATGACGAATTCAATAAAAGCATCAAAGCAATGGGTTTGGAACCTGTTTCCTCTAAGAATAGACATATTGATATACGCACTGTAATTAACCATCAACTCTTAAAAGCTGGAATTATGGATATAAATATAGAAAACATCCCTGATTGCACTTATGAAAGTTCCAGCTACCATTCCTATCGCAGAGAAAAGACCAAGAACCGTCAAATAAACTTAGTAGGTATCATTCATGGCTAA